From the genome of Fundulus heteroclitus isolate FHET01 chromosome 7, MU-UCD_Fhet_4.1, whole genome shotgun sequence, one region includes:
- the cobll1b gene encoding cordon-bleu protein-like 1b isoform X4 translates to MDQKENLMDKELSLTVVLPGGLEKKTQVEGSKAVMDLLVTLCAEYHLNPSTHTLEEVTASRKNVKLKPNVLIGALKTDKIILKPKGEDQKKKTSPQMPEATVRMVINYKKTQKTVLRVNPQAPLHELLPAICEKCEFTAETTVLLRDVTSSAPLDLSKSLNDYTIREIYAKDMQGRVSSPVCPSSPLSAGAVSPGKDKNQKEKENKGLFSKFKKSKKKSEQPTTASAPASPVLVSKPRPLSMALPCSNSSPIGSPNFADVPKKRRAPPPPILVSQSGHSDLATRQRINSAPTTQLDGIQRSPVSCGSSAESTLRRTKRKAPPPPTSPSPIVQKTGSEEEHLQVPTVLQEITEHEEAAGSVMSSVTDTQGENGSLNVSPESSLHSPSPDAESRSTVEAGGEDQCLDLSSDGKRVDSFVNGSAAQGIKTRDDSDSSEPTVANSVAVQVEDVHPEPISEGTKTGSSESNLPAPVKKDAEVQASCDAQTEPPRKPCDESASSVTVSAPCPAGADAPVQTDSKGLSVPPQQDVDKVPLSADSAALGSAEKKDMSTSTEELEPPKPDCASLHATSTSPCQDSKPSVPASPKAPPVHAADPELKPKPSNELTRDYIPKVGMTTYKIVPQKSLEKLRYFEVALTLEAPPEAPGEELGSGSPGLKEDQGQNEVLKENTELNSNLTRDDSLSRTTNATTTLSTTTMQHTVNGSIPEPPPLSPLTTVQSTDKTSPSANGASQAGSAAEVKEMKIPPATKPKPASFRLGQHKKTPGYYVTSAAEKNLGASPASGLKETPGSPDHAVLPSPPLPPPPPLPPAQCQEETAEVAGVQFSTKQDSNNVPSMGLTRQSSLPPRQPGAGMSLVKLRSFAAPRPFSPPKPSRFAQAVSSAVKRTQSLSHGSRSPPSSVSPPVSPITSPSPVTQSKGLSELKQGEEVSQTAKESGL, encoded by the exons TATCACCTGAATCCATCGACCCATACTTTAGAAGAGGTCACTGCCAGCAGGAAAAATGTGAAGCTCAAGCCCAATGTCCTCATAGGAGCTTTGAAAACCGACAAGATCATATTGAAACCGAAGGGAGAAGATCAAAAAAAGAAGACCAGCCCACAGATGCCAGAG GCTACTGTTCGGATGGTGATAAACTACAAGAAGACCCAGAAGACGGTATTACGAGTAAATCCGCAAGCTCCTCTCCATGAGCTGTTACCGGCGATCTGTGAGAAATGTGAATTCACCGCGGAGACCACCGTTCTGTTAAGGGATGTCACATCATCAGCCCCCTTAGACTTGTCTAAATCGCTTAATGATTACACAATAAGGGAAATTTACGCAAAGGATATGCAAG GACGAGTTTCCTCCCCTGTGTGCCCAAGCTCACCACTTTCTGCAG gagcAGTAAGCCCTGGCAaagataaaaaccaaaaagaaaaagaaaataaaggccTCTtcagcaagtttaaaaaaagcaaaaagaaatcagaacag CCAACAACAGCGAGTGCCCCAGCTTCTCCCGTGCTTGTCAGCAAGCCCCGACCGCTCAGCATGGCCTTACCGTGTTCAAACTCGTCTCCGATTGGCTCTCCGAACTTCGCCGATGTGCCAAAGAAGAGACGTGCGCCCCCACCCCCAATCCTTGTGTCTCAGAGCGGTCACTCTGACCTTGCCACCCGCCAGAGGATCAACTCTGCACCTACCACCCAACTTGATGGGATTCAG AGGAGTCCTGTAAGTTGTGGGTCCTCAGCAGAATCTACACTGAGGCGCACCAAACGCAAGGCTCCTCCACCTCCAACATCTCCGAGCCCTATTGTCCAAAAAACTGGATCGGAAGAGGAACATCTACAAG TTCCAACAGTGCTTCAGGAGATCACAGAGCACGAGGAGGCGGCTGGCTCTGTAATGTCCTCAGTCACTGATACCCAGGGGGAGAATGGCAGCCTCAACGTTTCTCCTGAATCCTCGCTCCACTCACCGTCCCCAGATGCTGAGAGTAGGAGCACAGTGGAGGCTGGTGGGGAAGATCAGTGTCTTGATCTATCCTCAGATGGCAA acGAGTGGACAGCTTTGTGAATGGTTCTGCAGCTCAGGGTATTAAGACACGTGACGACTCAGACTCATCTGAACCCACTGTCGCTA ACAGTGTAGCAGTTCAGGTTGAAGATGTTCACCCAGAGCCTATCAGCGAAGGGACTAAAACCGGCAGCAGTGAGAGCAACCTCCCTGCTCCTGTAAAGAAGGATGCAGAAGTCCAGGCCTCCTGTGACGCACAAACGGAGCCCCCAAGAAAACCGTGTGACGAGTCGGCGAGTTCAGTGACCGTCAGTGCGCCGTGTCCTGCTGGAGCAGACGCTCCAGTGCAAACAGATTCCAAAGGACTCTCTGTGCCTCCGCAGCAAGATGTAGACAAAGTTCCTTTATCGGCGGATTCAGCCGCCTTGGGGTCAGCAGAGAAGAAAGATATGTCCACTTCGACGGAGGAGCTGGAACCCCCTAAGCCTGATTGTGCCTCACTCCACGCTACATCAACCTCGCCGTGCCAAGACTCAAAGCCAAGCGTGCCAGCCTCGCCGAAAGCACCGCCCGTGCATGCAGCGGACCCTGAGCTAAAGCCGAAGCCTTCGAATGAGCTGACCAGGGACTACATCCCCAAAGTTGGGATGACGACCTACAAGATTGTGCCTCAGAAATCTCTTGAGAAACTCAGATACTTTGAAGTTGCACTGACACTGGAGGCGCCTCCAGAAGCTCCAGGAGAGGaacttggttctggttctcccgGTTTGAAGGAGGACCAGGGACAGAATGAGGTTTTGAAAGAGAACACTGAGCTAAATTCTAACTTAACCAGGGATGACTCACTGTCTCGCACAACTAATGCCACTACTACTTTGAGTACTACTACAATGCAACACACTGTAAACGGAAGTATACCTGAGCCACCTCCTCTCTCGCCACTGACGACTGTACAGAGCACAGACAAAACCTCCCCCTCTGCTAATGGAGCGTCTCAAGCAGGTTCAGCGGCAGAGGTCAAGGAGATGAAAATTCCACCCGCAACTAAACCTAAGCCAGCTTCTTTCCGCTTGGGACAGCACAAAAAAACACCTGGATATTACGTAACTTCAGCTGCTGAGAAAAATCTTGGTGCCAGTCCTGCCTCTGGCCTCAAGGAGACTCCGGGGAGTCCAGATCACGCAGTCCTgccctctcctcctcttcctcctcctcctcctttaccTCCCGCACAGTGTCAAGAGGAGACGGCAGAGGTCGCTGGCGTTCAGTTTAGTACGAAACAGGATAGCAACAATGTGCCCTCCATGGGACTGACGAGGCAAAGCAGTCTGCCGCCCCGACAGCCGGGTGCTGGGATGAGCTTGGTAAAATTAAGGAGCTTTGCAGCTCCTAGACCCTTTTCTCCTCCGAAGCCATCCCGCTTTGCCCAGGCTGTGTCCTCAGCTGTGAAAAGAACCCAGTCTCTGTCCCACGGATCAAGATCACCTCCCTCCTCGGTGTCGCCGCCCGTTTCTCCGATTACAAGTCCCTCTCCAGTCACACAGTCAAAGGGCTTATCTGAACTCAAG CAGGGTGAGGAAGTTTCTCAGACGGCAAAAGAGTCGGGACTGTAG